The Stenotrophomonas sp. BIO128-Bstrain region CGAAGGCGACCAGGAAGGCATCCTTGCGGCGCACGAACGCATCGCCGCATTTGCGCATCTGCTTGATCCGCTCCAGATCGTCCTGCACGGCGTTGGTGCCGTCCAGCCCGAACTGACGCAGCTCCTCGGCGGTCAACAGGCGCAGGCTGCGGTTGGGCACGGTCATCATCAGGTCGGCCACGCCCACCGCCACGCCGTTGCGCTGCAGGTAATCCTTCACGTTGTCATAGACCTCGTGGAGTTCGCGGTTGAGTTCAGCGCGCGAGGTCGCCTTGGAACTGATCCGCATCATGCGATGGATGCCGACCTTGCCCGAGACCAGCCGGTTGTCGCCGGCGGCGAGCACGAACACGCAGGCACTGTGGCAGACCGAGCCTTCGCGCACCCAGATCGTCCAGTTGGATTCACCGATGCGGTCGCCGGCCACGATGGCGGCTTCGACCTGGCCACCACTGGAATCCAAATCCAGGATGCGCCGCGAAATCCGCTGCGCATCGGCGACCACCGCCAGCCGGGCGACCAGCTCGGAGAAGCCCGGATTGATCTTGCCCACATAGCGCACGCGCAGCAGGCCGCGCTCGGCGCAGGGCTGCAGCGCGGCCTCGATGCTGGCCCGGTCCAGCGCCTCCAGCGGGGCGCCATCGCCGGCGTCACCGGCGTAGTCGGTATCGCAGCTGATCCACGCCTTGCCGTTTTCCAGCGCGGCCTGCGGCCAGCTCAGGTCGCCCCGCTTGGGCGCGGGCGGCGGCGGTGGCGGCGCATCGGCTGCATTGATGGACACCATGTGATCGCCATCGGCCGTCTGCGCCCGCACGGCCTTGTCGGCGGCGGTGACATTGCCCGGGTTCTCCAGCTGGCTGCAACCGGCCAGGCCCAGGTACAACAACGGCAACCACCACGACTTGAGCAACATGGACAACCCGGAATCCTTGCAAGGGGGGAATGCGCGGCAAAATGAGCGCGCACGCACAGTCTAGTGCGCGGCCGGCGCATCGCGGCAACCTGTCCTGAACCGGGCGACCCCGGCGTGGCATTGCTGTCCGAAAATGGCGAGCCAGGCCCGGGCGGCGGGCATAGACTGGCCCCCATGGAGACCGCCCTGCCCCTGGACCACACCGCCTGCGAACGTGCCCGCCTGGCCCGCGACGCGCGCTTTGACGGGGTGTTCTTCACCGCCGTGCGCAGTACCGGCATCTACTGCCGTCCGGTCTGCCCGGCACCGGCGCCGAAGCCTTCCAATGTCACCTACTACCCGACCGCGGCCGCCGCAGCGGCAGCCGGTTACCGCCCCTGCCTGCGCTGCCGTCCCGAGCTGGCGCCCGAGGCCCAGGACGCGCTGGACAATGAAACCCTGCAGCGCGCGTTGGCGCTGATCCATGAGGGTTATCTGCAGGATCAACCGGTCGCCGATCTGGCCGCGCACGTCGGCCTGAGTGCCCGCCAGCTGCAGCGCCTGTTCGTCGCCCGCCTCGGCGCCGCGCCAGCGCAGATCCACGCCACGCGGCGGCTGCTGCTGGCCAAGCAATTGCTGACCGAAACCGCGCTCCCCGTGACCGATGTCGCGATGGCATCGGGCTACAACAGCCTGCGCCGTTTCAACGCGGCCTTCCTGGATGGCTGCGGCATGCCCCCGACCGCGATCCGCCGCCAGCGTGGCGCGCTGACCGATGGCGCGCTCACGCTGCGCCTGGGCTATCGGCCGCCGCTCGATTTCACCGCGATGCTCGGTTTCCTGCGCCGCCGCGCGATTCCCGGCATCGAGCAGATCGGCACGGACAGCTACCAGCGCGTGATCGGGCCGCCCGAGCGCCCCTCACTGCTGAGCGTGACCGCCGATCCACGGCGCCCCGAACTGCTGCTGCAGCTGGGCCAGGTCGATCCGCGCGCGATTCCGGGCATCGTCCGGCGCGTGCGGCGCATCTTCGATCTGGATGCAGATCTGCTCAGGGTGCACGCCACGCTGATGCAGGAGCCGCTGCTCGCTGCGGGCATCGCGCAGCGCCCGGGGCTGCGCGTGCCCGGCGGTTGGGATGGCTTTGAAGTGGCCGTGCGCGCCGTGCTCGGCCAACAGGTCAGCGTGGCCGCCGCCGCGACGCTGGCACGCCGCGTGGTGGACCGCTTCGGGGCCACCCTGGAAGGCATGCCGGCAGGACTGGACCGCCAGTTCCCCTCGCCCGCGGTGCTGGCCCAGGCGCCGCTGGAAACGATCGGCCTGCCGCGTACCCGGGCCGCCACCGTGCGCGGTGTCGCCCAGGCGGTGGTCGAGGGCCGGCTCGATTTTGGCGCCGGCCAGTCGTTGGCCGGCTTTGTCGAACGCTGCGTCGCCCTGCCCGGGATCGGCCCATGGACCGCGCATTACATCGCGCTGCGCGCCTTGGCCCTGCCCGATGCGTTCCCCGCCGGCGATCTGGTCCTGCAACAGGTGCTCGGCGATGGCACGCGCTTGAGCGAGCGCGCCACCGAGGCACGTTCGCAATCGTGGCGCCCCTGGCGCGCCTACGCCGTTCTGCACCTGTGGCACCTGGCCACCCCTGCTCCGGGAGTTCCCTCATGACCCTGCTCTACGACACCTTCGACAGCCCGATCGGCGCCCTCACCGTGGCCGGCGACAGCCAGGGCATCCACCACATCCTGTTCGAGAACAACCGTTACGACGCCAAAGGCCGCGAGCACTGGCAGCGCGACGCCCACGCCCTGCGCGGCGCACGCGGGCAGCTGCTGGAGTACCTGCGCGGCGAACGCATGCGCTTCGATCTGCCACTCGCCCCGCACGGAACGCCGTTCCAGCTGCGCGTGTGGAAAGCGCTGGCCGATATTCCCTTCGGCCAGACCTGGAGCTACGTCGAACTGGCGCGTCACATCGATCACCCCACCGCCAGCCGCGCAGTCGGTGCCGCAAATGGCCGCAATCCGCTGCCGATCGTGCTGCCCTGCCACCGCGTGATCGGCGCCGGGGGCGCATTGACCGGTTTCGGCGGCGGACTGGAAACCAAGGCGGCCCTGCTGCAGCTGGAAGCCCGGCGCGATTCATTGTTCGCGTAGCTGCAGGTCATGCGTCATGCGTGGCGTGTGCCATTGGTTGTCTTCGACGCGTCACCGCCACGCACTATCATGGCGCGATGATTTCCGCTCGCCTTTCCCTGGCGCTTGCCGCCGCTCTTTCGTTGGCCGCCTGCGCCACGACATCATCCACCTCGCCTGTCGCGCCTGTCGCCAGCGCAGCGCCGAGTGTCCCGGCCGCGCAGCAGAAAGTGCTGTTGATCTCCATCGATGGCCTGCGGGCGGACATGCTCGATCGGGGCATCACCCCGAACATCAGCCGGCTTGTCCACGAGGGTGTGCGGGCGCAATGGATGACACCGTCGTATCCGGCACTGACCTTTCCCAATCACTACACGATCGTGACCGGACTGCGCCCGGATCACCACGGCATCATCCACAACAGCATGCACGAGGACGGACTGGGCCAGTTCCAGCTGCACATGCGCGATTCGGTGGCCGACTCGCGCTGGTGGGGCGGTGAGCCGATCTGGGTCGGTGCGGAAAAGGCCGGCCTACGTACTGCCGTGTGGTCCTGGCCTGGCAGCGAAGCCGCGATCCAAGGCATCCGCCCCAGCCAGCTGCATGGTTACGATGAAGCCGTGGCCCTGCCCGATCGCGTTGACCAGGTGCTGGGCTGGCTGGGCCAGCAGGGCCCGCAGGCGCCGCGCCTGGTCACGTTGTACATGGAGCAGGTCGACAAGGCCGGCCACAATCACGGCCCGGAATCTCCGGCGTACGCCGCCGCGGTGGCATTGGCCGACAGCGCGCTGGGTCGCCTGCTCGATGGTCTGCAGGCCGATGGACTGGCCGATACCACCAACGTGATCCTGGTGTCCGATCACGGGATGGCCAGCGTACCGGCTGGCCACGTGGTGGCGACCGAAGACATGATCGATCCGACGATTGCCCGCGACATTTCGGTAGGGCAGTCGATCGGGTTCGCGCCCTTGCCAGGCAAGCAGGCCCAGGCCGAGCAGATCCTGCTGGGCGCGCATGCGAACTACGATTGCTGGACGCGTGAAACCCTGCCGGCGCGTTGGAAGTACGGCAGCAACCCGCGCATTCCACCGATCATCTGCCAGATGCATGAGGGCTGGGATGCCCTGACCCGGGAGCGGATGGCCAAACGCGGCCCAGGTGACCGGGGTTCGCACGGCTATGACAACGCCCTGCCGTCGATGCGCGCGGTGTTCGTCGCGCGCGGTCCGGCATTCAAGCAGGGGCAGTCGCTGCCTGCCTTCGACAACGTGGATGTGTATCCGCTGCTGACCCGCCTGCTCGGCATTCCGGCCGCACCCAATGACGGCAACCCCGAACGCCTGCTGCCCGCCCTGCGCTGAGGCGATCCCGGCGCGCAGGCAAAAAAAAACGCGGCGCAAGCGCCGCGTTTTTCATGGACCCGCCTGGCTGGATCAGCCGGCCTTGGCCACCGCTTTCTTGGCAACGGCCTTCTTGGCCGGCGCCTTCGTCACGGTCTTCTTGGCAACCGGCGCAGCTGCGCCCACGGCCGCCTTGCTCACGACGTGCGAACGCGAATTGCCGTAGCTGGCATTGAAGCGCTTGCCCTTGGCGGTCTTGCGGTCACCCTTACCCATGTCGTAACTCCTTAGTCTGAATGCTGCGAAATCTGATTACCCCGTACTGACACGGGTTCGGCGGGGCCGCCCTCTCAGGCGCCCCCGCGCACGATCGGAAAGCCTACCATGCGCGCTCTCAATGAGCACAGCTGGCGTCGTGGACGTGGCCGTGGTTCAGCCGCAGATTCACCAGATGGGCCACACCGACCAGCACGCCGCCCAGGGTCATCACCACCGCATGCGGCACCGCCGAGTGGTGCAGCGGGTCGTACAACAGCCCCGCCCAGAGGGCGCTCAGGCCTGGAATCAGGAAGCCCAGCGCGCGCAATGCGCCATGACGGCGCCAGCCCCAGACCAGGCTGAACAGGCCCAGCAGGGTCACGAAGCTGACCAGGGCCAGCTCCACCCCGTCGCTCATCCACACGGACAGGCCGAGCGATGGCGCAGCGGCCAATAGCACCGGAAGCACAGCGCAGTGCACGGCACACAGCAGCGAGCCGGTGGCACCGAAACGATCCAGCAGATGGCGAACTCGAGCGAACAGGGGCATGACTTCCAGCAGGGTCGGCGAAGCGTTATGGAATAATATAACATCAATCCCGACGCGCACCCTGCCTCCCCCTGACTTGCCCTCTACCCGTCCCATGACGGGATTCGCGCGCCCCACCATTGATACATTGTAACAATTGACCGAAGGCCCTTGCCCTATGCGCTCCAGCTCCCTCCTGCTCAAACCCCATGCCCTCTCCCTGGCCCTTGCCGCGGCGATACTGCCTTCGCTGGCGCTTGCCGCCGATGACGCCAGCAGCCACCGTGACCGTCACCTGACCGAACTGTCCACCGTGAAGGTCACCGCCTCGCCGCTGCAGGGCGATGCCGAATCGCTGGCCCGCCCGGTCGACGTGCTGGCCGGTGAGCGCCTGGACGAGCAGAAGGCCGGCACCCTTGGCGACACCGTGGCCAAGCTGCCCGGCGTGCAGAGCACGTTCTTCGGCCCCGGTGTCGGCCGCCCGATCATCCGGGGCCAGGAAGGCCCGCGCGTGGCGGTGCTGTCCAACGGCATGGGCAACATGGATGCCTCCACCGTGAGCGCCGACCATGCCACTAGCATCGAACCCTTCCTGGCCGATCAGATCGAAGTGCTCAAAGGCCCGGCCACCCTGCTGTTCGGCAGCGGCGCAATCGGCGGCGCGGTGAACGTGGTCGATGGCCGCATCGCCCGCGAATTGCCGGACCGTCCGCTCAGCGGCCGCGCCGAACTGCGTGGCAACTCGGTCAACGACGAGCGCAGCGGCATGTTCCGGCTGGATGGTGTCAGTGGCAACGTCGTGCTGCATGTCGATGGCCTGGTCCGCAATGGCGATGACTACCGGATTCCCGGCTATGCCGTGATCGATGGCCTGGAAGACCACAGCGGCCACGACCACGAGGAAGGCGATTCGGACGAGCCGCGCCGCGGCCGCCTGGACAACAGCTCGGTCCGCACCCGCGCCGGCGGCGTCGGTGCCACGTGGCTGGGCGATGACGGCTACTTCGGCGTCTCGGCCAGCACCTACCGCACCAACTACGGCATTCCCAACGGCGCGCACGTGCATGCCGAGGACGACCACGGTCATGACCACGATCATGATCACGACCATGGCGACGAGGAAGAAGGCGACGAGCATGACGTCCGCATCGACATGGTGCAGAACCGCTTCGAGACCAAGGCAGGCATTTACAACCCGGTCTCGTTCCTGAAGAACATCAACCTGCGCACGGCCTATACCGATTACGAGCATGTGGAGCTGGAGGCCGGCACGCCGTCCACGCGCTTCACCAACCGCGGGATCGAGGGCCGGCTGGAAGCCGTGCAGCAGCAGATGGGCGGCTGGGACGGCGCCTTCGGCCTGCAGTTCGGCAACAGCGACTTCGCCGCGAAGGGCGAGGAAGCGTTCGTGCCGGAT contains the following coding sequences:
- a CDS encoding DNA-3-methyladenine glycosylase 2, translated to METALPLDHTACERARLARDARFDGVFFTAVRSTGIYCRPVCPAPAPKPSNVTYYPTAAAAAAAGYRPCLRCRPELAPEAQDALDNETLQRALALIHEGYLQDQPVADLAAHVGLSARQLQRLFVARLGAAPAQIHATRRLLLAKQLLTETALPVTDVAMASGYNSLRRFNAAFLDGCGMPPTAIRRQRGALTDGALTLRLGYRPPLDFTAMLGFLRRRAIPGIEQIGTDSYQRVIGPPERPSLLSVTADPRRPELLLQLGQVDPRAIPGIVRRVRRIFDLDADLLRVHATLMQEPLLAAGIAQRPGLRVPGGWDGFEVAVRAVLGQQVSVAAAATLARRVVDRFGATLEGMPAGLDRQFPSPAVLAQAPLETIGLPRTRAATVRGVAQAVVEGRLDFGAGQSLAGFVERCVALPGIGPWTAHYIALRALALPDAFPAGDLVLQQVLGDGTRLSERATEARSQSWRPWRAYAVLHLWHLATPAPGVPS
- a CDS encoding methylated-DNA--[protein]-cysteine S-methyltransferase; protein product: MTLLYDTFDSPIGALTVAGDSQGIHHILFENNRYDAKGREHWQRDAHALRGARGQLLEYLRGERMRFDLPLAPHGTPFQLRVWKALADIPFGQTWSYVELARHIDHPTASRAVGAANGRNPLPIVLPCHRVIGAGGALTGFGGGLETKAALLQLEARRDSLFA
- a CDS encoding ectonucleotide pyrophosphatase/phosphodiesterase, encoding MISIDGLRADMLDRGITPNISRLVHEGVRAQWMTPSYPALTFPNHYTIVTGLRPDHHGIIHNSMHEDGLGQFQLHMRDSVADSRWWGGEPIWVGAEKAGLRTAVWSWPGSEAAIQGIRPSQLHGYDEAVALPDRVDQVLGWLGQQGPQAPRLVTLYMEQVDKAGHNHGPESPAYAAAVALADSALGRLLDGLQADGLADTTNVILVSDHGMASVPAGHVVATEDMIDPTIARDISVGQSIGFAPLPGKQAQAEQILLGAHANYDCWTRETLPARWKYGSNPRIPPIICQMHEGWDALTRERMAKRGPGDRGSHGYDNALPSMRAVFVARGPAFKQGQSLPAFDNVDVYPLLTRLLGIPAAPNDGNPERLLPALR
- a CDS encoding 30S ribosomal protein THX translates to MGKGDRKTAKGKRFNASYGNSRSHVVSKAAVGAAAPVAKKTVTKAPAKKAVAKKAVAKAG
- a CDS encoding MerC domain-containing protein: MPLFARVRHLLDRFGATGSLLCAVHCAVLPVLLAAAPSLGLSVWMSDGVELALVSFVTLLGLFSLVWGWRRHGALRALGFLIPGLSALWAGLLYDPLHHSAVPHAVVMTLGGVLVGVAHLVNLRLNHGHVHDASCAH
- a CDS encoding TonB-dependent receptor, with amino-acid sequence MRSSSLLLKPHALSLALAAAILPSLALAADDASSHRDRHLTELSTVKVTASPLQGDAESLARPVDVLAGERLDEQKAGTLGDTVAKLPGVQSTFFGPGVGRPIIRGQEGPRVAVLSNGMGNMDASTVSADHATSIEPFLADQIEVLKGPATLLFGSGAIGGAVNVVDGRIARELPDRPLSGRAELRGNSVNDERSGMFRLDGVSGNVVLHVDGLVRNGDDYRIPGYAVIDGLEDHSGHDHEEGDSDEPRRGRLDNSSVRTRAGGVGATWLGDDGYFGVSASTYRTNYGIPNGAHVHAEDDHGHDHDHDHDHGDEEEGDEHDVRIDMVQNRFETKAGIYNPVSFLKNINLRTAYTDYEHVELEAGTPSTRFTNRGIEGRLEAVQQQMGGWDGAFGLQFGNSDFAAKGEEAFVPDTGTKNIGLFVLQEKQFGPFKLELGGRHDQVKLDPTGDYRARKFDATNLSAAGIWTLNDAVDLRFGIDSSERAPTNEELYAAGAHIATRSLEIGDANLKTERGQRVELGIHTHSDRVDFSASIYQTKFKDFIYLAETGVVESLPVRLWTQQDATFKGAEAEALFHLFEGNAGDWDLRVFGDYVKAELDGSGSRNVDIAVPHGDHNHNYTVELANTGYLPRIAPGRVGADLRWSRDGWRASVGAVRYSSQKDVAQNEDPSKGYTLVDAHLAYRWDRNDSNSYEIFLDGSNLTNQEVRPHTSLLRDYSPLPGRGVAFGIRAYF